One segment of Pseudoalteromonas rubra DNA contains the following:
- the rplF gene encoding 50S ribosomal protein L6 produces MSRIAKAPITVPAGVEVTVNGQDIKVKGKNGELTRTINAAVEVSLNDNVITTTPREVANAWAQAGTARALINNMIIGANEGFEKKLQLVGVGYRAAVKGKVLDLTLGFSHPVNFEIPAGITIEAPSQTEIVVKGADKQLVGQTAANIRSYREPEPYKGKGVRYADEYVRRKEAKKK; encoded by the coding sequence ATGTCTCGTATAGCGAAGGCTCCTATTACTGTTCCTGCCGGTGTTGAAGTTACAGTTAACGGCCAGGACATCAAAGTTAAAGGCAAAAACGGTGAATTAACGCGCACTATCAATGCTGCGGTTGAAGTTTCACTTAACGACAACGTTATCACTACAACTCCACGTGAAGTTGCTAACGCTTGGGCTCAAGCGGGTACTGCACGTGCGTTGATCAATAACATGATCATTGGTGCTAACGAAGGTTTTGAGAAGAAACTACAACTAGTAGGTGTTGGTTACCGTGCAGCAGTTAAGGGTAAAGTATTAGACTTGACTCTTGGCTTCTCTCACCCAGTGAACTTCGAGATCCCAGCGGGTATCACTATCGAAGCTCCAAGCCAAACTGAAATTGTTGTTAAGGGCGCAGACAAGCAGCTTGTTGGTCAAACTGCTGCGAACATTCGTTCATACCGTGAGCCAGAGCCTTATAAAGGTAAAGGTGTACGTTATGCTGACGAATACGTGCGTCGTAAAGAGGCTAAGAAGAAGTAA
- the rpsH gene encoding 30S ribosomal protein S8 — translation MSLQDPIADLFTRIRNGQTAKKVSVTMPTSKLKVAIAKVLKDEGYIGDFAVSGDVKAELTIELKYFEGKAVIENIQRVSRPGLRIYKRRDELPKVMGGLGIAIVSTSKGLMTDRAARNAGVGGEIIGFVA, via the coding sequence ATGAGCTTGCAAGATCCAATTGCGGATTTGTTTACACGCATCCGTAACGGTCAGACTGCGAAGAAGGTATCTGTAACTATGCCAACTTCAAAGCTGAAAGTAGCTATTGCTAAGGTACTAAAAGACGAAGGTTACATCGGTGACTTCGCAGTATCTGGTGACGTTAAAGCAGAATTGACTATCGAACTTAAGTACTTCGAAGGCAAAGCTGTTATCGAAAACATCCAGCGTGTTAGCCGCCCTGGTCTACGTATCTATAAGAGACGTGACGAATTACCAAAGGTAATGGGTGGTCTAGGTATCGCTATCGTATCAACTTCTAAAGGCCTGATGACAGACCGCGCTGCGCGTAACGCTGGTGTTGGTGGTGAAATCATTGGCTTTGTAGCTTAA
- the rpsN gene encoding 30S ribosomal protein S14: MAKNSMKARDVKRAKLVAQYAEKRAALKAIISDVNASDDERWDAVLKLQSLPRDSSPSRQRNRCNITGRPHGYLRKFGMSRIKVREAAMRGEIPGLKKASW, from the coding sequence ATGGCAAAGAATTCAATGAAAGCACGTGACGTAAAACGTGCTAAATTAGTTGCTCAGTATGCTGAAAAGCGTGCTGCGTTAAAAGCTATCATCAGCGATGTTAACGCATCTGATGATGAGCGTTGGGATGCAGTGTTAAAGCTACAGTCTTTACCACGCGATTCTAGCCCTTCACGTCAACGTAATCGTTGTAACATCACGGGCCGCCCACATGGTTACCTTCGCAAGTTCGGCATGAGCCGTATCAAAGTTCGCGAAGCTGCTATGCGCGGTGAAATTCCTGGCCTTAAAAAGGCTAGTTGGTAA
- the rplE gene encoding 50S ribosomal protein L5 — translation MAKLHEVYKDKVVKELFEKFGYSSVMQVPQIEKITLNMGVGEALADKKILENAVADLEAISGQKPLVTKARKSVAGFKIREGYPIGCKVTLRGERMWDFLERLVSIAMPRIRDFRGVSAKSFDGRGNYSMGVREQIIFPEIDYDKVDRVRGMDITITTSAKTDDEGRALLEAFNFPFKK, via the coding sequence ATGGCGAAACTGCATGAAGTGTACAAAGACAAAGTAGTAAAAGAACTTTTCGAAAAGTTCGGTTACAGCTCTGTCATGCAAGTCCCTCAGATCGAAAAGATCACACTAAACATGGGTGTGGGCGAAGCCCTAGCTGACAAGAAAATTCTAGAGAATGCAGTAGCAGACTTAGAAGCTATCTCTGGTCAGAAGCCTCTGGTAACTAAAGCACGCAAATCTGTTGCTGGCTTTAAGATCCGTGAAGGTTACCCAATTGGCTGTAAAGTAACCCTACGCGGCGAGCGTATGTGGGATTTCCTAGAGCGTCTAGTCTCTATCGCGATGCCACGTATTCGTGACTTCCGCGGTGTTAGCGCAAAGTCTTTCGACGGTCGCGGTAACTATTCTATGGGCGTACGTGAGCAAATCATCTTCCCAGAAATCGATTATGATAAAGTCGACCGTGTTCGCGGTATGGACATCACAATCACTACTTCTGCGAAAACAGATGACGAAGGCCGTGCGTTGTTAGAAGCGTTCAACTTCCCATTCAAAAAGTAA
- the rplX gene encoding 50S ribosomal protein L24 has translation MAAKIRRDDEVIVLAGKDKGKRGKVLSLVTETGRVFVEGINIIKKHQKPVPQLQQAGGIVEKEASIDVSNVAIFNAETGKADRVGFRFEDGKKVRFFKSTGKTI, from the coding sequence ATGGCAGCAAAAATCCGTCGTGATGACGAAGTAATCGTACTAGCCGGTAAAGACAAAGGTAAGCGCGGTAAAGTGCTTTCACTTGTAACTGAAACTGGTCGAGTATTTGTCGAAGGCATCAATATCATCAAAAAGCACCAGAAGCCTGTACCACAACTACAGCAAGCTGGCGGCATTGTTGAGAAAGAAGCGTCTATCGACGTATCTAATGTCGCGATCTTTAATGCCGAAACTGGCAAAGCAGATCGTGTAGGTTTTAGATTTGAAGACGGTAAAAAAGTCCGTTTCTTCAAGTCTACTGGTAAAACTATCTAA
- the rplN gene encoding 50S ribosomal protein L14 produces the protein MIQMQTQLDVADNSGARKVQCIKVLGGSHRRYAAVGDIIKVSVKEAIPRGKVKKGDVKNAVVVRTKKGVRRPDGSLIRFDSNAAVILNDSLQPIGTRIFGPVTRELRNEKFMKIVSLAPEVL, from the coding sequence ATGATCCAAATGCAAACTCAGCTGGACGTTGCTGATAACAGCGGCGCTCGCAAAGTGCAGTGTATTAAAGTCTTAGGTGGTTCGCACCGTCGCTACGCAGCGGTTGGCGACATCATTAAAGTTTCTGTTAAAGAAGCGATTCCTCGCGGTAAAGTGAAGAAAGGTGATGTTAAAAACGCAGTAGTTGTGCGCACCAAAAAAGGCGTTCGTCGTCCAGACGGTTCTTTGATCCGTTTCGACAGTAATGCTGCTGTTATCCTTAACGATAGCCTACAGCCGATCGGAACTCGTATCTTCGGCCCTGTGACTCGTGAACTACGTAACGAAAAGTTCATGAAGATCGTTTCACTAGCACCAGAAGTACTATAA
- a CDS encoding polysaccharide deacetylase family protein has product MINKRQLLTLLCGMLSHACVLADTHSATEQSHMTTFQYPQGARNAVSLTFDDARKSQLDVGIPILEQHGIKATFYVMPEPVGARLKDWRKVVKMGHELGNHTLSHLCTGNFDWLRAQDKGLEQVNLAWLEQDILTTNQYLKTQLGVEPKSFAYPCGNTFVGRGAQVKSYVPLIDRHFETGRTWLDETANNPVYTDFAQLTGIRMDGLTFEELKATLEALRENNKWIILAGHEVGENGRYSVDARVLSQLIQYLNTPENGYWVDTVEKVASYIKMHRK; this is encoded by the coding sequence ATGATAAATAAACGACAACTTCTTACCCTGCTATGCGGTATGCTGAGCCATGCGTGCGTCCTGGCAGACACACACAGTGCGACTGAACAATCGCATATGACGACTTTCCAATACCCGCAGGGCGCACGCAATGCGGTTAGTCTGACTTTTGATGATGCCCGAAAGAGTCAACTTGACGTGGGCATCCCTATTCTCGAACAACACGGGATCAAAGCGACTTTCTACGTGATGCCAGAACCGGTGGGGGCACGCCTTAAGGACTGGCGCAAGGTGGTAAAAATGGGTCATGAGCTGGGCAATCACACGTTGTCTCATTTGTGCACCGGTAACTTCGACTGGCTGAGAGCACAGGATAAGGGGCTGGAGCAGGTTAATCTTGCCTGGCTGGAACAGGATATTCTAACCACCAACCAGTATCTGAAAACCCAGCTGGGTGTTGAGCCTAAAAGCTTTGCCTACCCATGTGGTAATACCTTTGTTGGCCGGGGCGCACAGGTTAAAAGCTACGTCCCGCTGATTGACCGGCATTTTGAGACTGGCCGCACCTGGCTGGATGAAACTGCAAACAACCCCGTTTATACCGATTTCGCTCAACTCACCGGGATAAGAATGGATGGACTGACCTTTGAGGAGCTAAAAGCAACCCTTGAAGCGCTGCGGGAAAACAACAAATGGATTATCCTGGCTGGACACGAGGTGGGCGAAAACGGCCGTTACAGTGTCGATGCAAGGGTGCTGTCACAATTAATTCAATATTTAAATACACCTGAAAACGGTTATTGGGTAGACACTGTCGAAAAGGTGGCCAGTTACATAAAAATGCATCGCAAATAA
- a CDS encoding AsmA family protein: MKRVLKLVGALILVLVIAVVVAPMLIPTSTIIAQLEQQVEANTGRKLDIAGDSELSILPRLNIVLNDVRFENMPGGSQPHMLTMDQLAVHIPWVSLFSGEFQLEQFVIRNPKILLEKNAAGQANWVMALGKGTASDAPAEQAPSASGPVVLPTGFDIALGEVAIYGGELIYADATSGARHAISDLALTITLPSLYKALELNGKVAFQGETFALNMTVDTPAKAIESKDFSFSQALESRLVNLTFDGQITEQGKVFGGALTLSGDSVKDIAQWQKVDLKAKPQAFNQFEVAGEMRFASNVFALQSLKAKLDKLDIQGRSEITLGERLSVNADVDLGMLDLNPYLPEPVEAPEQPKSAPGEPQPIVWDDSEIDLSALNMLDANVVIRSSGLRAREIKLGANQFSVQLNKGKAKLSMDKFAAYEGQGKGVVHVNAASKPYQVTTNFALNGINAEPLLTDAIGFDKVLGKGSLNWDLETRGVSQKQFVSALAGELAFEFKDGGVKGANLAEMVRKGKEMLKGNFSSVSEGVNADFDPDQKTDFSALTGSFQFLNGVGRNRDLNLASPLIRITGEGEVDLPKTYVNYRVVTGIVDTIEGQQSQDDSTGFKIPVRIKGPFHQVETKLDLSGAAKDKAKDAVKEKLKDKLKGFFGG, translated from the coding sequence ATGAAACGCGTGCTCAAATTGGTCGGCGCACTGATACTTGTGTTGGTGATTGCTGTTGTGGTCGCCCCTATGCTGATCCCGACCTCGACCATTATTGCGCAGCTGGAGCAACAGGTCGAAGCAAATACCGGGCGTAAGCTCGACATTGCAGGCGACAGTGAGCTCAGTATTCTGCCGCGCCTGAATATTGTCCTCAACGATGTTCGCTTTGAGAACATGCCTGGGGGCAGTCAGCCACATATGCTGACGATGGACCAGTTGGCTGTGCACATTCCCTGGGTTTCTCTGTTTTCAGGGGAGTTCCAGTTAGAGCAGTTTGTGATCCGCAACCCAAAAATTCTGCTTGAAAAGAACGCTGCAGGTCAGGCCAACTGGGTCATGGCGTTAGGCAAAGGAACCGCATCAGATGCGCCAGCAGAACAGGCTCCGAGCGCGTCGGGTCCTGTGGTACTGCCAACAGGATTCGATATTGCGCTGGGTGAGGTTGCTATTTATGGGGGAGAGCTGATTTACGCCGATGCCACATCAGGTGCGCGGCACGCGATTTCAGACCTGGCACTGACGATTACACTCCCCTCGTTGTATAAGGCGCTGGAGTTAAATGGCAAGGTGGCTTTTCAGGGTGAAACGTTTGCGCTCAATATGACGGTTGATACACCCGCGAAAGCCATAGAAAGTAAAGACTTTAGCTTTTCTCAAGCGTTGGAGTCGCGTCTGGTGAATCTGACCTTTGATGGCCAGATCACTGAGCAGGGCAAAGTGTTCGGCGGGGCACTGACATTATCTGGCGATTCAGTGAAAGACATTGCCCAGTGGCAAAAGGTTGACCTGAAAGCGAAGCCTCAAGCGTTTAATCAGTTTGAAGTAGCCGGAGAAATGCGTTTTGCCAGTAACGTATTTGCACTGCAGTCTTTAAAAGCCAAACTGGACAAGCTGGACATTCAGGGACGCAGTGAGATCACACTAGGCGAACGCCTGAGTGTGAATGCGGATGTGGATTTAGGGATGCTGGACCTCAACCCGTATTTACCAGAGCCGGTTGAGGCACCTGAGCAGCCCAAAAGCGCACCGGGTGAACCACAGCCGATTGTCTGGGATGACAGTGAAATTGATCTGTCGGCGTTGAATATGCTGGATGCCAATGTCGTGATCCGCTCCAGTGGTTTACGTGCCAGAGAAATTAAACTGGGTGCTAATCAGTTCTCAGTCCAGCTCAACAAAGGCAAAGCAAAATTGTCGATGGATAAGTTTGCTGCCTATGAAGGACAGGGCAAAGGGGTTGTGCATGTTAATGCCGCGTCTAAGCCTTATCAGGTGACCACCAATTTTGCCCTGAATGGTATTAATGCCGAGCCGCTTTTGACCGATGCAATAGGGTTTGACAAGGTATTGGGTAAGGGAAGCCTGAACTGGGACCTCGAGACCCGAGGTGTCAGTCAGAAGCAATTTGTTTCGGCACTGGCTGGCGAACTGGCGTTTGAGTTTAAAGATGGGGGTGTCAAAGGAGCAAACCTAGCGGAGATGGTGCGCAAAGGAAAAGAAATGCTCAAAGGGAATTTCTCTTCGGTTTCTGAGGGGGTGAACGCCGATTTTGACCCGGATCAGAAAACAGATTTCTCTGCGCTGACCGGAAGCTTCCAGTTCCTTAACGGGGTTGGTCGTAACCGCGACCTGAATCTGGCAAGTCCATTAATTCGCATCACCGGAGAAGGGGAAGTCGATCTGCCCAAAACGTACGTCAACTATCGGGTCGTGACCGGCATTGTAGATACCATTGAAGGCCAGCAGAGCCAGGATGACAGCACTGGCTTTAAAATCCCGGTCAGAATTAAGGGGCCATTCCATCAAGTGGAGACTAAGTTGGATTTAAGTGGCGCGGCCAAAGACAAAGCCAAAGACGCGGTTAAAGAGAAGCTCAAAGATAAGTTAAAGGGCTTTTTTGGCGGATAG
- a CDS encoding TorF family putative porin, with protein sequence MNNKYSLICAISLLLAHPLALADTSASVSANVAASSNYFWRGITQSDDGATVSGGLDYDSGKGFYLGAWASNVDFGDTASTSYELDLYAGFSGEFKQLSYDLGYIHYAYPDAAGDIDFGELFASVGWQYFTVKLSHLTTAQSDSSTEEDMLYLELNAAFAVFSESELGLHLGRSSGDTVMEWTGEDDSYMDYGVSLSTGGLTLGLVKTDLDADDDIKAYVSYALDFTL encoded by the coding sequence ATGAACAATAAATACTCATTAATCTGTGCAATCTCACTGCTACTCGCTCACCCACTGGCATTGGCCGATACGTCAGCTTCCGTTAGCGCCAATGTGGCCGCCAGCTCCAATTATTTCTGGCGCGGGATCACCCAATCGGATGATGGTGCCACCGTCTCTGGCGGGCTGGACTATGACAGCGGGAAAGGATTTTATCTTGGTGCCTGGGCGTCCAACGTGGACTTTGGCGATACAGCCAGTACCAGCTATGAGCTGGATCTCTACGCGGGCTTCAGCGGCGAATTCAAACAGCTCAGTTATGATCTGGGTTACATTCATTATGCCTATCCGGATGCAGCTGGCGACATCGACTTTGGTGAACTCTTTGCCTCGGTTGGCTGGCAGTATTTCACTGTCAAACTCAGTCACCTGACCACTGCACAGAGCGACTCAAGCACGGAAGAGGATATGCTATATCTGGAACTCAACGCAGCGTTTGCGGTGTTTTCTGAATCTGAATTGGGCTTACACCTCGGCCGTTCAAGTGGCGATACTGTTATGGAATGGACGGGTGAGGATGACAGCTACATGGATTATGGCGTCAGTCTGAGCACGGGCGGACTCACGCTGGGACTGGTGAAGACAGACCTTGATGCCGATGATGACATCAAGGCGTATGTGAGTTATGCGCTGGACTTTACACTCTAA
- a CDS encoding aldo/keto reductase, which translates to MTNKVMGDLVAGFWRLLDWQQGPAQTLDFVKQLTELGVRDTDHADIYGQYECEAAFGRALALQPSVRDQISIITKCGIRPALASKGLAGKANHYDSSQAHIITSVQQSLQHFGTDRIDTLLIHRPDYLMDADEVAEAFTRLKQNGDVLHFGVSNFTPSQLSLLQSRLDFELVTNQIEFSPYEMKALDDGTLDQCQQLRIHPMLWSPLAGGRIFAEADAKALRLRECLSEVAEEVGASGIDAVIYAWLLMHPSKPSVVLGTGNIERVRTAVAARTLTLSREQWYRIWQASTGHSVP; encoded by the coding sequence ATGACAAACAAGGTAATGGGCGATCTGGTCGCCGGGTTCTGGCGTTTACTGGACTGGCAGCAAGGCCCAGCCCAGACTCTGGATTTTGTAAAGCAACTGACAGAGCTGGGTGTACGAGATACCGATCATGCTGACATTTACGGCCAGTATGAATGTGAAGCGGCTTTTGGCCGTGCACTGGCGTTGCAGCCGTCGGTTCGGGATCAGATCAGCATCATCACCAAATGCGGTATTCGACCTGCGCTTGCCAGCAAAGGGCTTGCGGGTAAGGCGAATCACTATGACTCAAGTCAGGCCCACATTATCACCTCAGTGCAGCAGTCTTTGCAGCATTTTGGCACCGATCGCATTGATACCTTGTTGATCCACCGCCCGGATTATCTGATGGATGCCGATGAAGTGGCTGAGGCGTTTACCCGGCTCAAACAAAATGGTGATGTATTGCATTTTGGGGTGTCGAATTTTACGCCTTCTCAGCTGAGCCTGTTGCAGTCTCGTCTCGATTTTGAGCTTGTGACCAATCAGATCGAGTTTTCACCTTATGAAATGAAAGCACTGGATGATGGTACTTTAGACCAGTGTCAGCAGTTGCGTATACATCCTATGCTGTGGTCACCGTTGGCAGGCGGACGTATATTTGCCGAGGCAGACGCCAAAGCGCTGCGATTGCGTGAGTGCCTGAGTGAAGTGGCTGAGGAAGTTGGGGCCAGCGGCATTGATGCGGTGATCTATGCCTGGTTGCTGATGCACCCAAGCAAACCGTCCGTGGTGCTGGGTACCGGCAACATCGAACGAGTGCGCACCGCTGTGGCGGCACGTACGTTGACGTTATCCCGTGAGCAATGGTATCGCATCTGGCAGGCATCGACCGGTCATAGTGTACCTTAA
- the purT gene encoding formate-dependent phosphoribosylglycinamide formyltransferase: MKIKQLGTPFSATACKVLLCGGGELGKEVVIEFKRLGAEVVVLDRYDNAPAMQVADRSYTLSMLDGNQLAAIIEQEQPDYIVPEIEAIATDTLVALEQQGFTVVPSAKATQLTMNREGIRRLAAEELGLATSPYRFVDTQQEFVHAVAEIGMPCVIKPIMSSSGKGQSVVRSEADLEAAWTYAQQGGRAGQGRVIVEGFVDFDYEITLLTIRHIDGTSFCEPIGHVQEGGDYQQSWQPQVMSELALSRAKAMAEQITEALGGRGLFGVELFIKNDDVYFSEVSPRPHDTGMVTLISQDLSEFALHVRAILGLPIPNIHCHGPSASSVILVNGTSQQLSFTQVAEALSETNTDLRLFGKPEVVGQRRMGVALARDASCDLAVEKAKRVSSTIGTIL, translated from the coding sequence ATGAAAATTAAGCAATTGGGCACGCCATTTAGTGCGACTGCGTGTAAGGTGCTGTTATGTGGTGGCGGAGAGCTGGGTAAAGAGGTGGTGATTGAGTTCAAACGTCTGGGCGCAGAAGTGGTGGTGTTAGATAGGTATGACAATGCGCCAGCGATGCAAGTGGCTGATCGCAGTTACACTTTATCTATGCTGGACGGTAATCAACTGGCTGCAATTATTGAGCAGGAGCAACCAGACTATATTGTGCCAGAGATCGAAGCAATTGCGACCGATACATTAGTGGCGCTCGAGCAACAGGGGTTTACTGTGGTGCCTTCTGCAAAAGCGACACAGCTCACTATGAACCGGGAAGGGATCCGTCGTCTTGCAGCCGAAGAACTGGGTCTGGCAACTTCGCCGTATCGATTTGTCGACACACAGCAGGAGTTTGTCCATGCTGTTGCCGAGATTGGCATGCCCTGTGTTATTAAACCTATTATGAGCTCCTCGGGCAAAGGGCAAAGTGTGGTGCGTAGTGAGGCTGATCTGGAAGCCGCCTGGACCTATGCGCAACAAGGTGGGCGCGCAGGTCAGGGCAGGGTGATTGTGGAGGGGTTTGTTGATTTTGACTACGAAATTACCCTGCTGACAATTCGCCATATTGATGGCACCAGTTTCTGTGAGCCGATTGGGCATGTGCAGGAAGGTGGAGATTATCAGCAAAGCTGGCAACCACAGGTAATGTCTGAGTTGGCATTGTCGCGAGCCAAAGCGATGGCAGAGCAGATCACAGAAGCACTCGGCGGACGCGGGCTGTTTGGGGTCGAACTGTTTATCAAAAACGATGATGTGTATTTTAGCGAAGTCTCACCGCGGCCTCATGATACTGGCATGGTGACCCTGATCTCTCAGGACCTCAGTGAATTTGCCTTACATGTGCGGGCGATCCTGGGCTTGCCAATTCCCAACATTCATTGTCACGGCCCCTCGGCATCCAGTGTTATACTGGTCAACGGTACATCACAGCAGCTTAGCTTCACTCAGGTTGCCGAAGCGTTGAGTGAAACAAATACCGACCTGCGTTTATTTGGCAAACCTGAGGTGGTGGGTCAACGTCGGATGGGTGTGGCGCTGGCGCGCGATGCAAGTTGTGATCTGGCTGTAGAGAAAGCAAAAAGAGTAAGTTCAACTATAGGCACGATTTTATGA